One Proteinivorax tanatarense DNA segment encodes these proteins:
- the csrA gene encoding carbon storage regulator CsrA, which translates to MLVLTRKVGQSITIDDEIEVEIIESKGDKIKIGIKAPKRVSVHRTEVHKEIERQNQEALDHRGDIKMLLKKLRKD; encoded by the coding sequence ATGTTGGTGCTAACTAGGAAGGTGGGACAGAGTATAACAATCGATGATGAAATTGAGGTTGAAATCATCGAAAGCAAAGGTGATAAAATAAAAATAGGAATAAAAGCACCTAAAAGAGTATCGGTACACCGAACAGAGGTTCATAAAGAAATAGAAAGACAAAATCAAGAAGCTCTAGACCATCGAGGAGATATTAAAATGCTGCTAAAAAAATTACGAAAAGACTAA
- a CDS encoding ComF family protein, which produces MILKDKLFSAFFPSITVCIGCKTKVEDISLPLCNSCHKEVDYYNLETICYRCGRVYHGGKCPAPNIGKVMALAPYRGYWKEALNLFKFKNNRYLAEGFSKKAVSFLPNHIMEDIDLITFVPVTAQGLKERGFDQSYLLAKKLSKKTNIPYINSLVKNDTRSPQRFLDRRERFKNWDGVITVVNKDKIKGKKLLILDDVYTTGSTLFHCANALKGAGAIEITAFTLAN; this is translated from the coding sequence ATGATTTTAAAGGACAAGCTTTTTTCTGCTTTCTTTCCCAGCATAACTGTTTGTATTGGTTGTAAAACTAAGGTAGAAGATATATCCTTGCCGTTATGTAACAGTTGTCATAAAGAGGTCGATTACTATAACCTAGAAACTATATGTTATCGTTGTGGAAGGGTATATCATGGAGGAAAATGTCCGGCCCCTAATATTGGTAAAGTCATGGCTTTAGCCCCCTATAGAGGGTACTGGAAAGAAGCTTTAAACCTATTTAAGTTTAAAAATAACCGTTATTTAGCAGAGGGATTTAGCAAAAAAGCGGTTAGTTTTCTACCCAATCACATCATGGAAGATATAGATTTAATTACCTTTGTACCTGTGACGGCGCAGGGATTAAAAGAAAGAGGGTTTGACCAAAGCTATCTTTTGGCAAAAAAGCTATCTAAAAAAACCAACATTCCTTATATTAACTCCCTAGTTAAAAATGATACACGTTCACCGCAGCGTTTTTTAGATAGGAGAGAAAGGTTTAAAAACTGGGATGGGGTGATAACGGTTGTAAATAAAGATAAGATAAAAGGGAAAAAACTTTTGATTTTAGATGATGTTTATACAACAGGAAGCACCCTTTTCCACTGTGCTAATGCTTTAAAGGGTGCGGGAGCAATTGAAATAACAGCATTTACACTAGCAAATTAA
- a CDS encoding integrase core domain-containing protein: MVGWHLSDSLSTAGVVKAIENSKRNNVLDTPVIIHSDRGIQYVSKAYLKATPAEKFIHSYSRKGNPWDNAVIESFHSLIKREWLNRYVIKNLMHAHELVFEYIDAFYNTKRIHGHCKMESPHEFEKKHAI; encoded by the coding sequence ATAGTAGGTTGGCATCTGTCAGATAGTTTATCTACTGCTGGGGTTGTTAAAGCCATTGAAAATTCTAAGAGAAATAATGTTTTAGATACTCCTGTTATTATTCATAGTGACAGAGGGATTCAGTATGTTTCAAAAGCATATTTAAAAGCAACTCCAGCTGAAAAGTTTATTCACAGCTATTCAAGGAAAGGTAACCCCTGGGATAATGCTGTAATAGAATCATTCCATTCTTTAATAAAAAGGGAATGGCTTAATAGGTATGTCATTAAAAACCTTATGCATGCTCATGAGTTAGTCTTTGAATATATAGATGCTTTTTATAATACTAAAAGAATTCACGGTCACTGTAAAATGGAGTCGCCCCATGAGTTTGAAAAAAAACATGCTATATAA
- the fliD gene encoding flagellar filament capping protein FliD has product MRIGGMGSGMDTEYMLQQIMKAERMPLDRLHQQKQVLEWKQEDYRELNSQMFAFRNTVNDMTRRSNMMQRATSSTNENVATASATRDAQDGHYRVKADKLAERSHAQSDVMGIEEGQSLDEVKLSETNFMEEGFEGTVTINGAEIEVSSETTVEEFITAVNESDANVQMFYDSGQDRLFLSSNDTGEGEITISLDGQPISGVNEADKFFSVRPGNDAEVQINGFTLNPSENEFAFGGVNYSITETGETTVNVGLDHDNMYEQIENFVEEYNKLLLNTNEKLKEPIHRDYPPLTDTQKEQLSDREIEQWEELSRTGHLRNDAILNQSVHSLRRATSERMEGEFDSLSAIGITTGDYREGGILHIDETKLREAIESDPEGVFELFSGNENSDGIVKGINDSLTNSMDRIGHRAGRGEGIDRTSYIGRSLRDIDNRIDRMEDRLERVEERHWKQFTAMEKALYEMHSQGNWLHQQLVGM; this is encoded by the coding sequence ATGCGTATTGGTGGAATGGGTAGTGGTATGGATACCGAATATATGTTGCAACAAATTATGAAAGCAGAAAGAATGCCTCTAGATAGACTTCATCAGCAAAAACAAGTCCTAGAATGGAAGCAAGAAGACTACCGGGAACTTAATTCTCAAATGTTTGCTTTTAGAAATACTGTTAATGACATGACCCGTAGAAGCAATATGATGCAGAGGGCAACATCCTCAACTAACGAGAATGTAGCCACAGCTTCTGCAACTAGAGATGCCCAAGACGGACACTATCGGGTCAAAGCAGATAAACTTGCTGAACGTTCCCATGCTCAAAGTGATGTTATGGGCATAGAGGAAGGGCAGAGCTTGGATGAAGTAAAGCTATCAGAAACCAACTTTATGGAAGAAGGATTTGAGGGTACTGTTACAATAAACGGTGCAGAAATAGAAGTAAGTTCAGAAACCACCGTAGAAGAATTTATAACCGCTGTTAATGAATCAGATGCTAATGTTCAAATGTTTTATGACAGTGGACAGGACAGGCTTTTTTTAAGCTCCAATGATACCGGCGAAGGTGAAATTACAATTAGCCTAGATGGTCAGCCTATTTCAGGGGTAAATGAAGCAGATAAATTTTTTAGTGTTAGACCTGGTAATGATGCTGAGGTACAAATTAATGGATTTACACTTAATCCTTCTGAAAATGAATTTGCCTTTGGAGGGGTTAACTATTCTATAACAGAGACGGGTGAAACTACCGTAAATGTAGGCCTTGATCATGATAATATGTATGAACAAATCGAAAACTTTGTTGAAGAGTATAATAAGTTGCTTTTAAACACTAATGAAAAGCTTAAAGAACCGATACATCGTGATTATCCGCCGCTAACAGACACGCAGAAAGAACAACTTTCTGATAGAGAAATAGAGCAGTGGGAGGAATTGTCTAGAACCGGACATTTAAGAAATGACGCAATTTTAAACCAAAGTGTACACAGCCTAAGAAGAGCAACCTCTGAAAGAATGGAAGGAGAGTTCGATAGTTTATCTGCAATTGGGATAACTACAGGAGACTATCGCGAGGGTGGTATACTTCATATAGATGAAACAAAGTTAAGGGAGGCTATTGAATCAGATCCGGAAGGTGTTTTTGAACTTTTTAGCGGAAATGAAAATAGTGACGGTATCGTAAAAGGAATTAACGATTCTCTAACCAACTCTATGGATAGAATCGGTCATAGAGCAGGTCGGGGTGAAGGAATAGATAGGACTAGTTATATTGGACGGTCTTTAAGGGATATTGATAATAGAATAGACCGTATGGAAGATAGACTAGAACGAGTTGAAGAACGCCATTGGAAACAATTTACTGCTATGGAAAAAGCACTATATGAAATGCACAGTCAAGGGAATTGGCTGCACCAACAATTAGTAGGAATGTAA
- a CDS encoding flagellar protein FlaG yields the protein MKVETTNSISAIKDIKKEQNKEHTQQNQYSQQNQKMEIPNMVENTEQAVDMLNETVQVVDKRLEFEVHETLSRTMVRVLNKETEEIIREIPPEEILDLVGNMLEMVGIIVDKKV from the coding sequence ATGAAGGTGGAAACAACTAACTCAATATCTGCAATTAAAGATATAAAAAAAGAACAAAATAAAGAACATACACAACAGAATCAATATAGCCAACAAAATCAGAAGATGGAAATTCCCAATATGGTGGAAAATACTGAGCAAGCTGTGGATATGCTAAATGAAACGGTGCAAGTGGTAGATAAGCGCTTGGAATTCGAGGTTCATGAAACCTTAAGCAGAACTATGGTAAGAGTGCTAAACAAAGAAACTGAAGAGATTATACGGGAAATTCCTCCTGAAGAAATATTAGATTTGGTAGGAAATATGCTGGAAATGGTGGGCATAATCGTAGATAAAAAAGTATAG
- the flgK gene encoding flagellar hook-associated protein FlgK → MRSTFSGLELSRRALMTQQSAVNVVGHNVANANTPGYSRQEVVTSATGPYTSPSNVRPTGAGQIGSGVEIKSIERQFDSHIAAQYRLENSLQSQWEQKYSSMDQIEAIFNEPSDSSLRKTVDEFWSALQQLTTEPTELSSRALVRQSATSMVNTFQTMDRQLEQVSTDLDESIRAEANQINSTLKQIEDLNKRIVKINAMGDSPNDLMDQRDLLIDDLTEVLNVNVIEHANGDLTVTFPSENGEDIQLIDTVSSGNSVAELSYNTTDNDPGILTVVPAGEEEFVDISREEVTQGKIKGMFDSQDAVERYQGELQTYATSYTEAINEQHRQGFDLNGSSGQDFFVGTDDISTLAINPEINEDLSLIAAAGPQSLTPIDGDGNPTEPLSYNEDGELVDVDGNIVTDVEGKIASGELVFAKGDGENAKAMAELRHELAMEHQGTEVTFDGYYRSVIAELGIETDESFQMMENQKALANQFDMRQEQIRGVSLDEEMTKMIQYQHSYVAASRFTNTIDEMIDTIVNRLGIVGR, encoded by the coding sequence ATGCGTTCAACTTTTTCAGGATTGGAGTTGTCTCGTAGGGCGTTAATGACCCAACAATCAGCAGTTAATGTGGTAGGTCATAACGTGGCCAATGCAAACACTCCAGGTTATTCACGACAGGAAGTAGTAACTTCTGCGACAGGACCCTATACAAGTCCTTCCAATGTTAGACCTACAGGAGCTGGGCAAATTGGTAGTGGTGTAGAAATAAAGTCCATTGAAAGACAGTTTGACAGTCACATAGCGGCACAGTATCGCTTGGAAAACAGCCTACAATCTCAGTGGGAACAAAAATATAGCTCCATGGATCAAATCGAAGCTATATTTAATGAGCCTTCTGACAGTAGTTTAAGGAAGACGGTGGATGAATTTTGGTCTGCTTTGCAGCAACTTACTACAGAGCCCACTGAGTTATCTTCACGAGCTTTAGTTCGTCAATCTGCCACATCGATGGTCAACACTTTTCAAACTATGGATAGGCAGTTGGAGCAGGTGAGCACTGACTTAGACGAATCTATTAGGGCGGAAGCTAATCAGATAAACTCTACACTAAAGCAGATAGAAGACTTAAACAAACGAATTGTTAAAATAAATGCTATGGGAGATAGTCCTAACGACCTTATGGACCAGCGAGATTTGTTAATAGATGACCTAACTGAAGTGTTAAATGTAAATGTAATAGAACATGCAAACGGTGATTTAACTGTTACTTTTCCCAGTGAAAATGGTGAAGATATTCAGTTGATTGACACTGTAAGCAGTGGGAACTCAGTAGCAGAGTTATCTTATAACACTACTGATAATGATCCAGGGATTTTAACTGTAGTTCCTGCAGGAGAGGAAGAATTTGTAGATATAAGCAGGGAAGAAGTAACCCAAGGTAAAATCAAGGGTATGTTTGATTCCCAAGATGCAGTTGAACGTTATCAAGGTGAACTTCAAACCTATGCCACTAGTTATACAGAGGCCATTAACGAGCAACATCGCCAAGGTTTTGATTTAAATGGAAGTTCAGGTCAGGATTTCTTTGTCGGTACCGATGACATTTCTACGCTGGCGATAAACCCTGAAATTAACGAGGATTTAAGTTTAATTGCAGCAGCTGGTCCTCAAAGTTTAACTCCAATAGATGGCGATGGGAATCCTACTGAACCTTTATCTTACAATGAAGATGGTGAGCTAGTGGATGTGGATGGAAACATTGTAACCGATGTAGAGGGGAAAATTGCATCGGGAGAACTAGTTTTTGCTAAAGGCGATGGTGAAAACGCAAAAGCCATGGCTGAGTTACGCCATGAGCTTGCTATGGAACATCAGGGAACTGAAGTCACTTTTGATGGATACTATCGCTCAGTGATAGCAGAATTAGGAATAGAGACTGACGAATCATTTCAAATGATGGAAAATCAAAAGGCTTTAGCCAACCAGTTTGATATGCGACAAGAGCAGATTAGGGGAGTTTCCTTAGATGAGGAAATGACAAAAATGATTCAATACCAACATAGCTATGTAGCGGCGTCTAGGTTTACAAACACAATTGATGAAATGATAGACACTATAGTAAATCGCTTAGGCATAGTAGGAAGATAG
- a CDS encoding flagellar protein FlgN has product MVQKYLDKMLDKLEEQISLYGKLLKITEKKRDTLVQNAMEQLEEVVEIETKLVKEIADVEQERYSLQKQLAGQMNVPVEEVDTDKLVPLLNPEQKQRMDKATDDLRKSLSELSMLNQTNKKLLEQSLQMVQYSINYIAGEQNSEKTYSKKPNKKRSGGKFMDIQA; this is encoded by the coding sequence ATGGTCCAAAAATATTTAGATAAAATGTTGGATAAGCTGGAAGAGCAGATAAGCCTTTATGGGAAATTATTAAAAATAACGGAAAAAAAGAGGGATACCTTAGTTCAAAATGCTATGGAGCAACTGGAGGAAGTTGTGGAAATAGAAACAAAGTTAGTAAAGGAAATAGCTGACGTGGAACAAGAGCGATATAGCCTTCAAAAACAATTGGCGGGGCAAATGAACGTTCCAGTTGAGGAGGTTGATACAGATAAGTTGGTTCCTCTATTAAATCCAGAACAAAAACAGAGGATGGATAAAGCAACCGATGACCTTAGAAAATCTTTGTCAGAGCTATCTATGCTCAATCAAACTAACAAAAAACTTTTGGAGCAGTCTTTACAAATGGTTCAGTATTCAATAAATTATATAGCTGGCGAACAAAATAGTGAGAAAACATATTCTAAAAAGCCGAATAAAAAAAGAAGCGGCGGTAAATTCATGGATATACAAGCATAG
- a CDS encoding flagellin — translation MRINNNMMAQNTHRQLGNATQAGARSMEKLSSGMRINRAGDDAAGLSISEKMRGQIRGLNQASRNAQDGISLIQTAEGALDESHNILQRMRELAVQGSNDTNHDNDREAIANEMNELIEELDRIADNTEFNEKELLDGSLDSDDDGDSINFQIGANANQKMTLEIKDMGTEGLEIHELAVLGDDADALSHTNFESAIENIQGAIEKVSAQRSELGAAQNRLEHTISNLDNASENLQAAESRIRDVDMAAEMMEQTKQGILEQASTAMLAQANMAPQNVLQLLG, via the coding sequence ATGAGAATTAACAATAACATGATGGCGCAAAACACCCACCGTCAGCTGGGTAATGCAACACAAGCTGGTGCAAGATCAATGGAGAAACTTTCTTCAGGTATGAGAATCAACCGTGCAGGAGACGATGCAGCTGGTCTATCAATCAGTGAGAAAATGCGTGGTCAAATCCGTGGTCTGAACCAAGCTTCAAGAAATGCACAAGACGGTATTTCTCTAATTCAAACAGCTGAAGGTGCTTTAGACGAGTCCCACAACATTCTACAAAGAATGAGAGAACTAGCTGTTCAAGGGTCAAACGATACTAACCATGATAACGACCGTGAAGCTATTGCAAACGAAATGAATGAACTTATAGAAGAGTTAGACCGCATAGCTGATAACACCGAGTTTAACGAAAAGGAACTTTTAGACGGTAGTCTTGATTCTGATGACGATGGAGACTCTATCAACTTCCAAATAGGTGCAAATGCAAATCAAAAAATGACATTAGAAATCAAGGATATGGGCACTGAAGGTCTTGAAATCCACGAATTAGCTGTTTTAGGAGATGATGCAGACGCTCTATCCCACACAAACTTCGAAAGCGCAATCGAAAATATCCAAGGTGCAATTGAAAAGGTGTCTGCACAACGTTCTGAACTAGGTGCAGCTCAAAACAGATTAGAGCATACTATTTCTAACCTAGATAATGCATCTGAAAACCTACAAGCTGCTGAGTCAAGAATCCGTGATGTAGACATGGCTGCTGAAATGATGGAGCAAACTAAGCAAGGAATTCTTGAGCAAGCTTCTACAGCTATGCTAGCTCAAGCAAACATGGCTCCACAAAACGTACTTCAATTACTTGGATAA
- the flgM gene encoding flagellar biosynthesis anti-sigma factor FlgM — MKIVGVNGVQAAYNKKGTIKNESDFKNGEIKKAASLNVSQKAKDLSIAKKALAEGDDIRTKKVNTIKEKLDTGTYEVDTKELAAKMLSKSWGK; from the coding sequence ATGAAGATTGTAGGCGTAAATGGCGTGCAAGCGGCGTATAACAAAAAAGGCACTATAAAAAACGAGAGTGATTTTAAAAATGGAGAGATAAAAAAGGCCGCTTCTTTAAATGTTTCACAAAAAGCAAAAGATTTATCGATTGCTAAAAAGGCTCTAGCCGAAGGTGACGATATTAGAACAAAAAAGGTTAACACTATAAAGGAAAAGTTAGATACAGGAACCTATGAAGTTGATACAAAGGAATTGGCAGCAAAAATGCTATCTAAAAGTTGGGGGAAATAA
- the flgL gene encoding flagellar hook-associated protein FlgL, translating to MRVTSNYLMKNMLNNLSRNNRRLNEVTQQVSTGKRINKPSDDPGDVVRSLRIRTEINEMEQYKKNVDMARSLLEYSDEALDNVGQALHRANELAIQGKNGTYDPQQREMMAEEINGILNDVFDASNTQFSNRYLFSGTGTEQPFEAVYRDDGKIEEVNFNANSQPRNFELGVGQSINAGADGEMIFEPILNGLIEVRDGLEQDSLEDIESGFNTMQGAKDNLLMQRADLGARVNQLDLVESRMLDGDINLKKFKSDIEDVDMAESIMHLSNIEALHQASLNVTARIIQPSLVDFLR from the coding sequence ATGCGAGTAACCAGTAATTATCTTATGAAAAACATGCTTAACAACTTATCCCGTAACAACCGAAGGTTAAATGAGGTAACACAACAGGTGTCTACGGGTAAAAGAATAAACAAGCCTTCAGACGATCCAGGTGATGTGGTTCGTAGTTTGCGTATTCGTACAGAAATTAACGAAATGGAACAGTATAAAAAAAATGTAGATATGGCTCGTTCCCTTTTGGAGTACAGTGATGAAGCGTTGGATAATGTAGGACAAGCACTACATAGGGCCAATGAGCTTGCAATCCAGGGTAAAAATGGCACATATGATCCTCAGCAGAGAGAAATGATGGCAGAAGAAATAAATGGAATATTAAATGATGTATTTGATGCTTCTAACACTCAATTTTCCAACAGATACTTGTTCTCAGGTACAGGCACAGAGCAGCCTTTTGAAGCTGTGTACAGGGACGATGGTAAAATTGAAGAAGTCAATTTTAACGCCAATAGTCAGCCGCGAAACTTTGAACTGGGAGTTGGGCAAAGTATTAACGCAGGGGCCGATGGTGAAATGATTTTTGAACCTATACTAAATGGATTGATTGAAGTAAGGGATGGATTGGAACAGGATTCTTTAGAAGATATAGAAAGTGGTTTTAACACGATGCAGGGTGCCAAGGATAATTTATTAATGCAGCGAGCTGATTTAGGGGCTAGAGTAAACCAACTAGATCTTGTAGAAAGTAGAATGTTGGATGGAGATATTAACCTTAAAAAATTTAAATCCGACATAGAGGATGTGGATATGGCTGAATCAATCATGCACTTATCCAATATAGAAGCATTACATCAAGCTAGCCTAAATGTTACAGCTAGAATAATTCAGCCAAGTCTTGTAGACTTTTTAAGATAG
- a CDS encoding IS3 family transposase, which produces MLKKLGVSSSGYYSWKKRTTSNQELRKRSLCTEITEIYNESHQIYGAPKITSILRSRGHAVSEKTVGNYMKELGIKAIWVSPYTRTT; this is translated from the coding sequence GTGCTTAAAAAACTAGGCGTTTCATCATCAGGTTATTATAGCTGGAAAAAGAGAACCACCTCAAATCAAGAGTTAAGAAAAAGATCTCTTTGCACAGAAATTACCGAGATATATAATGAATCACATCAAATATATGGAGCACCTAAGATCACTTCTATATTAAGATCCAGAGGGCATGCAGTATCAGAAAAGACTGTGGGCAACTATATGAAAGAGCTTGGTATTAAAGCAATTTGGGTAAGTCCTTATACGCGAACTACATAG
- the fliW gene encoding flagellar assembly protein FliW: MEAAQKIREQTIINFPKGLLGFEHLKEYIILEEPGSEGIFYWLQSCQESTVEFLVTRPQLFVNYKVNVELEQLEDIGVTKPDQVETLSIVNLPQDITKATVNLRAPVIINHQTLQGKQLVLNDEKLSIKYPLYKKELK; the protein is encoded by the coding sequence ATGGAAGCTGCTCAAAAAATTAGAGAACAAACAATAATAAATTTCCCTAAAGGACTATTAGGTTTTGAACACCTAAAGGAATATATAATTTTAGAAGAACCGGGTAGCGAAGGGATATTTTATTGGCTGCAATCATGTCAAGAATCTACGGTGGAGTTTTTGGTAACTAGACCCCAGTTGTTTGTTAACTATAAGGTCAATGTCGAGTTAGAACAACTTGAAGATATCGGTGTAACTAAACCAGATCAAGTGGAAACCCTTTCTATAGTCAACCTACCTCAGGATATAACCAAGGCAACAGTTAATTTAAGGGCACCTGTTATCATCAACCATCAAACGTTACAAGGCAAACAACTAGTACTTAATGACGAAAAGCTATCCATAAAATATCCTTTGTATAAAAAGGAGCTTAAGTAA